The sequence below is a genomic window from Leishmania major strain Friedlin complete genome, chromosome 30.
CGCCTCATCACTATTTCACTCTCTAGCTTTTCCATGAGGGCTTATGGCCCGCTTCTCGACCCTTGGTAGTACCGTCACCAGCCCAcggctcccctcccccctctgtCAGCGCGGTACCTTGCCATGCCTTGAGGACTCAGCAGCGCGGTCATGTAGCGCTTTTGcgcccgcgcagctgcgctgctcgcgtGGGACGCTGTGATGTCACCTCTCTCACTTTAACCCTCCCTTCCTCGTATCTCTCCTCCCTGCCCTTCTCCCTGTGTCTTGATGTTTCGCTCCACTTGCACGCAATGCATTATTCACTGCTCCGCTTttgctcttcttttttttttgcgtccACGCGAGAACAGAACTCAGCGTAGTAGTAGCGCCGCAACCATGGGGGCTTTCATGTACTTGAACGAGCTGTGGAAGAAGAAGTCTTCCGATGTGATGCGCTTTATCCAGCGTATCCGCTCGTGGGAGTTCCGTCACCAGCACACGGtcgtgcgcctgcgccgccccaCTCGCCCGGAGAAGGCCCGCATGCTTGGCTACAAGACGAAGCAAGGCTTCTGCGTGttccgtgtgcgcgtgcgccgtgGTGGCCGTAAACGCCCGGTCCACAAGGGTATCACGTACGGTAAGCCGAAAACCAGCGGTGTGCTCGGCATGAAGCTCAACAAGAACAACCAGGCCGTTGCGGAGCAGCGTCTGGGCAAGCGCTTCGGCAACCTGCGCGTGCTGAACTCGTACTGGGTGAATATGGACTCCACGTTCAAATGGTACGAGGTCATCGCCGTTGACCCGATGTGCAAGACCATCCGCCGCGACCCCCGCATCAACTGGATCGTCAACTCCGTGCACAAGCACCGTGAGCAGCGCGGTCTGACCTCTGCTGGTCGCAAGCACCGTGGTCTGCGCCACAAGGGTCACAAGGCCTCCAAGCTGCGCCCGTCGTACCGCGCTGCGTGGCGCCGCAACAACCGCATCGTGTTCCTGCGCAAGCGTTGATTCGCTTCGCGGTGCCGGCCATTGTCGTACCCACCCTTTTTCTTATTTTGGCTTTCCTTTTCATTTCATGAAGAAACAACCTGCAAATGAATCGGACAGCGGCACGGCCCGCCCTCGCCGTTTACTAGACTCGTAGCTGCACAGCTGCCGAGAAGGATTCTCTCTGCCACAGAGAACGGTCTTTTGGTTTTCTTCCCTTACCTGACCGCAACTTAACCGTTGGTGCCGTCTTCTcgcttgtgtgtgggggtgtgtgtacgtgtgctcGTGCCACTGCTCCCGGACAGCCTGCCTACTTCTGCGCCGCGGGCGACATGGTGCCGAGGGCCTTCGACCCTGCCTCGTGCCACGTCCGTTGTGTCTGCTCGCCTGTGAAATGGCTGTTaatcgcctcctcctctccacttCATCATTTGATTGCCTTGTGGGGCACTGATGGGCTCCCTACCCACATACCGGAACTCAACCAGGTATCCGTCGACACCGCTCATCACCGTGCGCGTACACCGGCAGCACGGCGCATCAGTCAGCCTTCTTCGCCACTCACTCGATCACCACAGAGAGAGTGCAGGCTGCCGTGTCACACAGGACTGCCTCGCGGATCGCGTCTTGCGACGTTGGTCGCGCTCACACCTTCTCGTCTTCTTCGTTCTCTCGAGCAGAACTTTGAATCGCGGTTTCTACCTCGTTTTCTCTTCTCCGGTTTGACAGCGTCTTG
It includes:
- a CDS encoding putative ribosomal protein L15, with the translated sequence MGAFMYLNELWKKKSSDVMRFIQRIRSWEFRHQHTVVRLRRPTRPEKARMLGYKTKQGFCVFRVRVRRGGRKRPVHKGITYGKPKTSGVLGMKLNKNNQAVAEQRLGKRFGNLRVLNSYWVNMDSTFKWYEVIAVDPMCKTIRRDPRINWIVNSVHKHREQRGLTSAGRKHRGLRHKGHKASKLRPSYRAAWRRNNRIVFLRKR